The genomic DNA ATCGTGCTTGTCCATTCTGTAGATCTCTCCAGAAAAATCTCTGGCGAGCCGGAAATTCGTAGTCCCTTCACATAAGGTTTGCAAAACAGAGGCAGCTTCATGAAAAAAGGGATGCTTGCATTTTGTATCGGAAGGCTTGAGTCGCTAAGATAGAGCATCTAAAGTCAGATTGTCTGACCTTTTATCTGGCACTTACATCCTGACGCTTTTGGATGCCTGTTCTGGACGCAGATTATTATCAGTTCGTTCCTCCGCCCCTCATCGAACTCGCAAACGACTTCATGGAAACCACCCCTGCAATCACATTCGAGCAAGTTGAAAAAAATTTTGGTGCCCTGCGCGTCCTTCGAGGCATTAACGGCTCAATCCAGTCGGGCGAAGTGGTCGCAGTGATTGGCTCCTCTGGCTGCGGCAAAAGTACACTGCTGCGCTGTTTCAACCGTCTGGAAACAATTAACGGCGGGCGCTTGATTGTCAACGGCATGGATTTGTCGCACCCAAATCTGAGTACGGGCGAGTTGCGGCAATTGCGGGCAGAAGTGGGAATGGTGTTTCAGCAGTTTAATCTCTTCCCCCACATGACCGTCCTGGACAATCTGACGCTGGCTCCCCGCAAGGCGCTGAACGTTTCGCCCAAGGAAGCTACCCATCTGGCACGGCATTACCTGGACAAGGTGGGACTGCTAGAAAAAGCCAACGCCTATCCCGATCAGCTTTCCGGCGGACAGAAACAGCGGGTTGCCATTGCCCGATCGCTTTGTATGCGTCCAAAAATCATGCTGTTCGATGAACCCACCTCTGCCCTCGACCCGGAGCTGGTGGGCGAAGTGCTTGCCACCATGCAGCAGCTTGCCGAAGAAGGCATGACGATGGTGATTGTGACCCACGAAATGGCATTTGCCCGCGAGGTTGCCGATCGGGTGCTGTTCCTGAATCAGGGGCAGGTGGAGGAAGAAGGTCCGGCAAGGCAGGTATTGACCTATCCCAAGAGCGATCGACTGAAGGCGTTTTTGAGCCGGATGAGTTTTGCGAAGGCGTAGCGTCTAGCTGCCACTGACAATCTGCTCGATCGCTTCAATCCCGTTCGGCAAATCCGCCGTCAGCACTTCAGAACCGTCTTCCGTCACCAGCACATCGTCCTCAATCCGAATACCGCGCACGTCAGAAAATTCGCTCAGCCGCTCCCAGTTCACCAGATCCCGGTAGGTTTCGCGTCGCTGCGGGTCGTTGAGGATAGCGGGAACCTGATAGAAGCCGGGTTCGATCGTGACTGCCATGCCTGCCTGGAGGGTGCGATCGAGTCTTAAGTAACCCAAACCAAAGCGATCGCTGCGAGTTCTGCCAAGCGCGTAGCCTGCTAAGTCGCCCAGGTCTTCCATATCGTGGACATCCAGCCCCAGCAAGTGACCGATGCCGTGGGGAAAAAACAGCGAATGGGCATCCCGATCGACCAGATCCTCCGGCTGACCCCTGAGAATGCCCAGATCGACCAAGCCCTCTGCCAGAACCTTTGCCCCCAGCAGATGAATCGATCGGTATTCCACGCCGGGACGGACTGCCTCGATACAGCGATCGTGTGCCGCCAAAACAACTTCATACAAATCCCGTTGGGTCGGGGAGAATTTTCCGGATACTGCCAAGGTGCGCGTAATATCCGATGCCCAGCCCGACTCCGCCTCAGCACCCACATCTACCAGCAGCAGATCGCCGGAATTTAGCCTGTGGTGATAGCGATCGTTGTGCAGCACTTCCCCCTGGATCGTGACAATACTGCCGTAAGCCGGGGTCATGTTGTGGGAAGAGATCACGCTTTCCATCACGGCGCGAATCTGTGCCTCGGTTTTTCCCGGTAGGGTAGCTGCCATGCCTGCCCCGTGTGCCTCCACGCTGACGGCTGCGGCTTTCCGGAGTTCTGCGATCGCCCCATCGTCATGAATGAGCCGAATCTGGACGATCGCCTCTGCCAGGGATCGATCGCGTTCCTGAAGCTGGCTTGCCGGAGCCATCATGCGATCGAGCAGCTGGGATTGCTGGAGTCGGGTAGCGGCATCCTGGACGGGAATGGTGGCAGCGTCCGTTAGGCGAGCTTTGAGCTGGGCAAAGGGATAGGCGGCATCGGCTCCGATTTGTGCCGCAAGTTCGTCTCGCCGCACCGTTTCCCCGTGCCAGAGAATGCTTGCGGGAGTCGGATCATCGACAAAAAGTTCTAGCCGACCGTTTTCTAGACGAATGGCAGCATTTTCGATCGGCAGTCCGGCAAAGTAGAGAAAATGGCTGCTGGCGCGAAAGGGAAAAGGGTTTGCCGGAAAGTTGCGGGAACTCTGCCGCCCCGACCACAGAACGACCGGAAAGGAAACCTGCTGGGCAAGCTGCTGTCTGCGCTGGCGCAATATTTCTTGAAGCGGGGAAGGCTTTTGAGGCGAGGGAAGGCGCGTTTGCATGGATTGATAGGGATTAGCTAAGGATTGATAAGGATTAATGCAGTTTTGGAGGAAAAAAGCTCAAGTTACATAGGACAATTTTATCCCTTTAGACTATTGCCATCTGATCCCGACAGTCGGACACTGGAGTTGAAGCGGAATAGGTGTGTTAACCAGCAGTTAAGAGGTCGTTGTGAAAAACGTTTTAGCAATTATTCTTGGTGGGGGTGCTGGCACCCGTCTCTACCCGTTAACTAAACTGCGGGCAAAACCAGCCGTGCCGCTGGCGGGCAAATATCGACTGATCGATATTCCGGTGAGCAACTGCATCAACTCAGAAATTTACAAAATCTATGTGTTGACCCAGTTCAACTCGGCTTCGCTGAATCGCCACATTTCGCGAACCTACAATACCAACGGCTTCCAGGAAAGCTTCGTCGAAGTTCTGGCAGCACAGCAGACGCCAGAGAATCCCAACTGGTTCCAGGGAACTGCTGACGCCGTGCGTCAATACATCTGGCTGTTCCAGGAATGGGATGTAGACGAGTATCTGATTCTGTCGGGCGATCATCTTTACCGGATGGACTACGCCGATTTTGTGCGCCGCCACCGGGAAACCAACGCGGATATCACCATTTCCGTGCTGCCAATGGATGAAAAGCGAGCCTCGGATTTCGGTTTAATCAAAATTAATGAGCAGGGACAGATTCTATCCTTTAGCGAGAAGCCCAAGGGGGATGCCCTGAAGCAGGCAATGGTGGACACAACCATCCTGGGATTGACGCCGGAAGAGGCAAAGGAACAGCCCTTTATCGCGTCGATGGGAATCTATGTCTTCAAGCGGCAGGTGCTCGTGGATCTGCTGAATCAGTTCCCTTCCCAGACCGATTTTGGTAAGGAAATCATCCCGGCGGCGGCAAAAACCCACAACATCCAGGCATATCTGTTTAAGGGCTACTGGGAGGACATCGGAACGATCGAAGCTTTCTACGATGCCAACCTGGCACTTACCCGTCAGCCCACGCCGCCCTTTAGCTTCTACGACGAGAAAGCCCCGATCTATACCAGAGGTCGATCGCTTCCGCCCACAAAGATGCTGGACTGCCAGATCACCGAATCGATGATTGGCGAAGGCTGTATCCTCAAGCAGTGCCAGATTCACCACTCCGTTCTGGGGATTCGGAGCCGCGTTGAGGCAGGCGCAGTGATTCAAGATTCGCTGATTATGGGATCGGACTTCTACCAGCCCTTTGCTGAAAGACAAACCGACTGCGATCGCGGTGAAGTTCCCCTGGGGATCGGCGCAAATTCCACTGTCCGCAGAGCCATCATCGACAAGAACGCCCGGATCGGCTGCGATGTGCAAATCATCAACAAGGATCGGGTTGAGGAAGCCATGCGCGAAGATCTGGGATTCTATATTCGCAATGGCATTGTCGTCGTGTTCAAGAATGCCGTAATTCCTGACAATACGGTGATTTAGGCAATCGTCTTTTTTCGTCAATTCCCTGGCGGTCAATCCGAACTGCCCCCCTACCCCCCCAATTCTGGGGGGAACTGTTTTTTGATGCTTTTTTTAATTGATGCTTTTATTAATGCTTTTCTGTTGACGCTTTCCGAATGAACCTCGCTGCGGGATCTGTCGTGCAGAGTCGGGCGATCGCCATTATCGTTATGATTGGCTTGCCGGGAAGCGGTAAATCGACGTTGGCGGCACAGTTAGCCCGTGAGGAACCGCAACAGATTATCTCTACAGACGCGATTCGGGAAAAGCTGTTTGGCGACGAATCGATCCAGGGAGACTGGAATCTAATTCAGCAGGAAGCAAGGCAGCAGCTGCGGCAAAGTATTGAGGCAATTCAGCAGGGCAGGATTCATAGCGCAGTCTACGATGCAACCAACGTGCGGCGGCGTACCCGACGGCAATTTTTGAGACAGCTCCGATCGCTCGGCTTTACCCATCTCACCGGACTCTGGGTCGATACGCCGCTGGAACTATGTCTCGAACGAAACCAGAATCGACCGCGCCAGGTCCCCTCAGAAGTAATTTTGCGAATGCATCGGCAATTAACGGGGGCACCGCCCAGCCTGGAGGAGGGATTCGATCGGCTTGTCGCTGCGCGAGCGCCGTAGCGCAAAGCGGTCGGCTGATCCGGCGGATTACTTTGAATGGCGAATGAGTGGCGGATGAATGGTGAATGAAGGGGAATGCGTGACGGATGAACACCGGATAAACGGCGAGCAATCAGCGAATAAACGGCTAAATTTACCTTTTCCCTCTTGACCCAAATCGATCGCGCTGCATAATTGGGAGATTAATTAGGGTTCATGGAAAATACCCTGGGTCATTTAATTCATCTCCGCAGGCATGAAACGAGGCAAAATCAGTCCCCATCGCCTCTGGATCAGGGGTCGTCGTCACTTCATTATTTTGAGCTGTACCTCGCTGGGTTTGTGCCTGGGATATATGGAACGGGCGGCGCGAAGTAGCGGTACAGTCCCGAATTCCGCTTCCCGCTCAGCCTCAGGTTTTTCCGATATTGGGAATCACTGGGCACAAGCTTCGATTCAGGCTGTAACCGATCGCCAAATCCTCCAGGGTTACTCAGACCGAACATTTCGACCGGACGATCGCCTTACCGGAGCGGAGTTTGCCAAGGTGATGCCGATCGTCTTTCCCAACGCGAAGTCCAACGCGAAGTCCAACAGCACATTTCAATTGAGTCAGCCAATCCCGCGTTCTCAGATAATGGCTGGGTTAGCAGAGGCAAGCGAATCTCAACCGCCTGTGAATCCAATGGAAACTCTGCAACTCTACTTTGAGGATGCGGAGGCAATTCCAGAAGAAACGCGGGAAGCAGTGGCGATCGCAATTCAGCAGGATTGGGTGATTAGCTATCCGGATGTGCGGCGGTTCGAGCCTGCCCGAAATGTGACGCGGGGGGAAATGGCGGCAATTTTGTGTCGGGTTCTCAAGCTGACGGATGCCGTACCGCTCACTTACGCCACTCGCAGTTTAGGCGTGTATGACCTGAAGAATTCCGTCACCGTTGCCTATGCCCAGTGGCGCGGCAGTGCCCGGCTCATGCGCGATATTCAGGCGTTGCTTGCCCAATTCGGTCTGTATCCAGGCGATCGCATTAACGGAGAATACAGCGCTGAAACCGAACAGGGACTCATTGCCTTTTGTGACTTCTATGGACTGCCCCACATGAAGACGGGTGTGCTGGACGGCAAATTTGGCTGGAGCCTTACCCAGGCTGACCCGATCGATTACCTGCTGTCGTCCGCCGATCGAAACGCCATCTATCGAGAATTTTTGGGTCAAAGAGCGATTTACAGTCGCGGAGCTGGCAGTTCGCCCTACTCTGCCGAGATTCCGCAGTTTCCCGATCGCCTCAGCCTCAAGCCCGATGAAAAAACGCCCGATGGAAGGACGATCGTCTCCCTGGGCGACAGTTTAATTTTGAAAGGAACCGATAAACAGGTTTACTTTAATCCGTTTCCCAGCCTGGGAACATTGCCCGCGATCGATCAATCGGGTTTGGACTTCCTGCATCCCGACATTACCGAAGCTTGTCTGTGCGTGGGTAGCTTTGTCAACGGAGAACTGCAAACCCACTGGCTCGGTAGGAATGCCCTGGAGAGCGTAGAACTCTGGAGTACCACCAAAATCATTGCTCCAATGCGGGTCGTCTCCGAAGCCAACGCCGTTCAACCAAACGCAAAGATGCGCGATTCCCTGATTCGATCAATCGGCAGTCGAGGTGGGCATGGCTTTTACAATCTGGCGGTTGATCTGGTCAGCTATCAAAATACGATCGCCTCCTCCAATGCGGTTGCTGCCACCTTCAAGCAGTTCTTTACGCCGCCGGAATTAGAGGCATGGCTGCGAAACCTGACGGGCAACCCTCACCTGATCTTTCGAGGACGTTATGGAGAAGATCCGCTGTTCTGGAATCCCGAACTCTGGAATCAGCCGGACGGCAAGATTATCCTCAAGCCTGCCTACAGCGATCACTTCAGCCACAATGCTCTTTCTACCTGCGATCTGGCGCGACTGATGGCAATGCTGGGCTGGCACAACCATTTACCGACGGCAGCACGACTTCCTCAGGCAAAATGGGACAGCCTGGAAACCCTGGTGCGGGCAATGGGTACAGATACGGCTCGCTATATCGACGCGGCGATCGATCGTCTGCGGATCGGTCACATTCTCCAGGCTCCCGTGATTCTGTCTAAAGTCGGCTTGGGTCGCAGCCAGGTTCGGAACCGTACGGAGCTATGCTACGTGGCACTCGTCTGGTTTCTGGATACGAGGCACGCTTCGCGCAAGGAAAGCCAGGGCGATCGTCCCGGAAACCCTGCTGTTCTGCGGACGTTTAGCCTGGCACTACGGGCGGCGAAGGGTCTCAATCACGCAGGCGAAGAAACTCGACATCTGGACGCGAGGATGGCAACAGAAGTCACCGAAATTCTGCGGCGCATCCTGACCCAGGAACTCGCATGACGGGGAGCGATCGTCCAAGACATCCCAGTATACAAGTCAAGAAGTACGGGAATTCCTCTATTTCCGACCTTGCAACCGAACCCTTGAATCGTGACAATCCTGGTAGCTTATAGGCAGAAGCGATGAGACAGAAGCGATCGCCCTTCTAAAGGGTTGGCGAGCAAAGCAATCGGGGAACGCTTGAACTCGTAGGATTGAAGATTGCCCCTGTTGCTTGATCGCGAGCCGTGAAAGATGCTGTATATTTAAGTGCTTAAAGGAATTGGCTGAATGGCAGCAACCGACTTTAAAGACTATTACGCTGTCCTGGGAGTCAACAAAACTGCCAGCGCAGATGAGATTAAGCAGGCATTTCGCCGACTGGCGCGAAAATATCACCCCGACGTAAATCCGGGGGACAAGTCAGCGGAGGCAAAGTTCAAAGAAGTCAACGAAGCCTACGAAGTGCTGTCCGACACCGAGAAGCGACGCAAATACGACCAGTTTGGACAATACTGGAACAAGGTTGGCACAGGAGGCGCGGCGGGTAGTCCCAACGTTGATTTTGGCGGCTTCGACTTCAGTCAATACGGCAACTTCGACGAGTTTATTAACGACCTGCTCGGCAAGTTTGGCGGTGCTGGAGGCGCACCAGGCGGTCGCCGCACCTACACCTATCGCACCAGTCCCGGCAGTTCTGGCTACGGCGGCTATGGCGACTACGGCGATTTTTCCACTTCTGCCAACGTTCCCACCGACCTGGAAGCGACCCTGACCCTCTCCCTCTCGGAGGCATACCACGGCGTTCAGAAAAGCCTGCGCGTTGGCAATGAAGATATCAAGGTAAGGATTCCCGCCGGAGCGAAACCCGGTAGCCGGATGACGATTCGCGGCAAGGGACAGGTGAATCCCTACAACCAGCAGCGGGGTAATCTCTACCTCACCGTGCAGGTACAGCCCCACCCCTTCTTTAAATTTGAGGGCGACAACTTAACCTGCGAAGTGCCGATCGCCCCCGATGAGGCGGTTCTGGGTGCGTCGATCGAAGTGCCGACCCCCGATGGCAATGTCACCATAAATATTCCCGCCGGAATTCGATCGGGTCAAACTTTGCGGCTGCGCGGTAAAGGCTGGCAGAATCCTAAGGGCGAGCGGGGCGACCAGATGGTGCGCGTGATCATTGTGCCTCCCACGAACCTCAGCCCCGTTGAACAGCAAGCGTATGAAACCCTGCGCGACAACCGCAGTACCGATCCGCGCAGCCAGCTCAAGCAAATCAAGCTCTAGAGGTTGTCTTGAGGGCGAAACCGTGCAACGTGCGACCGCTGCGGAATTTTGTGCCATGATAGGCTCGTCAGAAACCCAATCCCAGCCCGCTCCTTCGATTGGATGTAGCCTATGCCTTTTTCGTGGAATTTCCGTCATCGATGCAGCTTTCAGCGCCGCTTTCAATGCGACTTCCCGTTAAGGCTGGATAGGATCTGGACGTTGACCGGGCGGAAACTTCGCCCCGATCGCCTTCTTGGCACTGGACTGATCGGACTCCTCGCAGCGGGATGTCAGTCTACGGATGGATTTGGCGATCGTCTCCTCAGCAATCCTTTTGAAGATCAGTCCAACCTGGAACAGCGGATCGCAGCCCAGCCCCAGAGCGAGAACGGTTTGAAGCTGGGAGCCATGCTGCCCGCAACCGGAGAGCTAGGGCAACTCGGACGCCCGATGCTCCAGACGTTACCGCTGTTGGTGGACACGGTGAACCGCTGCGGCGGCGTGAATCAGACCTTTGTTTCCCTGGTGCTGGAAAATCAGGTCGCTCAACCCCTGGAAGGCGCAGTCGCACTCACCAAACTGGTAGAAGGCAATCGTGTCAGTGCGGTCGTGGGGGCATTTTCCAATGAAGTGACAGCGGCAGCTTTGCCCGTCGCCGTTCAGGATAAGGTGCTGCTCATTTCGCCCGCCAGCAGCAGTCCCGCTTTAACCGATCGGGCGGAGCAGGGAACGTTCAAAGATTTCTGGGCAAGGACGATTCCCTCCGATCGACAGCAGGGAGTTGCGCTGGCAAGGTTAGCGGAAAAACGGGGCTTTCGGGACGTGGCAATCGTCAGCGTTAATCGTCCAGAGGCAATCGCACTGGCGCAGTCCTTTACAACAGCATTTGAAAAACAGGGCGGCACCGTGCGGGACAAAACCCAACCGCTGCGCTACAACCCCGGCACCGATCCGCTAACCCTGGAAGAACTTGCCTACGCAGCCTTTGCTCCCTTCGATCCCCCCGATGCAGTGCTGGCAATCCTCGATCGCAATGGAGGCGCTTCTCTGATGCAATCAGCAATTCAGCTTGGACTGACCCAGGGGATTCCAGTGATGCTAACCGATGCCGTGCGAATGGATGCCTTTCTTCAGCGAGTCGGCAAAGCCAGCAATGGCACCTCTTTACTCACGGGCGCGATCGGGACAGCCCCCGCTGCCGATGGTCCTGGATACGCCGATTTGGCGAAACTCTGGCAAGAGCAGTTTGGAGGTTCACCCAGCTCCCTGGTTGCCCAAACCTGGGATGCTGCCGCCCTCGTCCTGCTTGCCGCCCAGGCAGCCAAATCAAATAGTCGCGAAGGCATTGCGTCGAAACTCAGGCAGGTCGCCAATCCCCCAGGTAAAACCGTCACGAATGTCTGTGAGGGATTAGCCCTGCTCAAACAGGGGCAGGAAATCAACTATGACGGGGCGAGCGGCAAAGTCGATATTAATGCGGCGGGAGACGTGCAGGGCAGCTACGAGGTCTGGGCGATCAATGAAAAAGGGCAGTTTGACGCGATCGATCGAATTCGTCTTGAACCGTGACGCGATCGGGAAGCAACATCAAAAATCTTCAGCGGCGGCAGCCTGACTATTTTG from Leptolyngbya ohadii IS1 includes the following:
- a CDS encoding amino acid ABC transporter ATP-binding protein; this encodes MPVLDADYYQFVPPPLIELANDFMETTPAITFEQVEKNFGALRVLRGINGSIQSGEVVAVIGSSGCGKSTLLRCFNRLETINGGRLIVNGMDLSHPNLSTGELRQLRAEVGMVFQQFNLFPHMTVLDNLTLAPRKALNVSPKEATHLARHYLDKVGLLEKANAYPDQLSGGQKQRVAIARSLCMRPKIMLFDEPTSALDPELVGEVLATMQQLAEEGMTMVIVTHEMAFAREVADRVLFLNQGQVEEEGPARQVLTYPKSDRLKAFLSRMSFAKA
- a CDS encoding aminopeptidase P family protein, which codes for MQTRLPSPQKPSPLQEILRQRRQQLAQQVSFPVVLWSGRQSSRNFPANPFPFRASSHFLYFAGLPIENAAIRLENGRLELFVDDPTPASILWHGETVRRDELAAQIGADAAYPFAQLKARLTDAATIPVQDAATRLQQSQLLDRMMAPASQLQERDRSLAEAIVQIRLIHDDGAIAELRKAAAVSVEAHGAGMAATLPGKTEAQIRAVMESVISSHNMTPAYGSIVTIQGEVLHNDRYHHRLNSGDLLLVDVGAEAESGWASDITRTLAVSGKFSPTQRDLYEVVLAAHDRCIEAVRPGVEYRSIHLLGAKVLAEGLVDLGILRGQPEDLVDRDAHSLFFPHGIGHLLGLDVHDMEDLGDLAGYALGRTRSDRFGLGYLRLDRTLQAGMAVTIEPGFYQVPAILNDPQRRETYRDLVNWERLSEFSDVRGIRIEDDVLVTEDGSEVLTADLPNGIEAIEQIVSGS
- a CDS encoding glucose-1-phosphate adenylyltransferase; protein product: MKNVLAIILGGGAGTRLYPLTKLRAKPAVPLAGKYRLIDIPVSNCINSEIYKIYVLTQFNSASLNRHISRTYNTNGFQESFVEVLAAQQTPENPNWFQGTADAVRQYIWLFQEWDVDEYLILSGDHLYRMDYADFVRRHRETNADITISVLPMDEKRASDFGLIKINEQGQILSFSEKPKGDALKQAMVDTTILGLTPEEAKEQPFIASMGIYVFKRQVLVDLLNQFPSQTDFGKEIIPAAAKTHNIQAYLFKGYWEDIGTIEAFYDANLALTRQPTPPFSFYDEKAPIYTRGRSLPPTKMLDCQITESMIGEGCILKQCQIHHSVLGIRSRVEAGAVIQDSLIMGSDFYQPFAERQTDCDRGEVPLGIGANSTVRRAIIDKNARIGCDVQIINKDRVEEAMREDLGFYIRNGIVVVFKNAVIPDNTVI
- a CDS encoding AAA family ATPase — encoded protein: MNLAAGSVVQSRAIAIIVMIGLPGSGKSTLAAQLAREEPQQIISTDAIREKLFGDESIQGDWNLIQQEARQQLRQSIEAIQQGRIHSAVYDATNVRRRTRRQFLRQLRSLGFTHLTGLWVDTPLELCLERNQNRPRQVPSEVILRMHRQLTGAPPSLEEGFDRLVAARAP
- a CDS encoding S-layer homology domain-containing protein — encoded protein: MKRGKISPHRLWIRGRRHFIILSCTSLGLCLGYMERAARSSGTVPNSASRSASGFSDIGNHWAQASIQAVTDRQILQGYSDRTFRPDDRLTGAEFAKVMPIVFPNAKSNAKSNSTFQLSQPIPRSQIMAGLAEASESQPPVNPMETLQLYFEDAEAIPEETREAVAIAIQQDWVISYPDVRRFEPARNVTRGEMAAILCRVLKLTDAVPLTYATRSLGVYDLKNSVTVAYAQWRGSARLMRDIQALLAQFGLYPGDRINGEYSAETEQGLIAFCDFYGLPHMKTGVLDGKFGWSLTQADPIDYLLSSADRNAIYREFLGQRAIYSRGAGSSPYSAEIPQFPDRLSLKPDEKTPDGRTIVSLGDSLILKGTDKQVYFNPFPSLGTLPAIDQSGLDFLHPDITEACLCVGSFVNGELQTHWLGRNALESVELWSTTKIIAPMRVVSEANAVQPNAKMRDSLIRSIGSRGGHGFYNLAVDLVSYQNTIASSNAVAATFKQFFTPPELEAWLRNLTGNPHLIFRGRYGEDPLFWNPELWNQPDGKIILKPAYSDHFSHNALSTCDLARLMAMLGWHNHLPTAARLPQAKWDSLETLVRAMGTDTARYIDAAIDRLRIGHILQAPVILSKVGLGRSQVRNRTELCYVALVWFLDTRHASRKESQGDRPGNPAVLRTFSLALRAAKGLNHAGEETRHLDARMATEVTEILRRILTQELA
- a CDS encoding DnaJ C-terminal domain-containing protein, yielding MAATDFKDYYAVLGVNKTASADEIKQAFRRLARKYHPDVNPGDKSAEAKFKEVNEAYEVLSDTEKRRKYDQFGQYWNKVGTGGAAGSPNVDFGGFDFSQYGNFDEFINDLLGKFGGAGGAPGGRRTYTYRTSPGSSGYGGYGDYGDFSTSANVPTDLEATLTLSLSEAYHGVQKSLRVGNEDIKVRIPAGAKPGSRMTIRGKGQVNPYNQQRGNLYLTVQVQPHPFFKFEGDNLTCEVPIAPDEAVLGASIEVPTPDGNVTINIPAGIRSGQTLRLRGKGWQNPKGERGDQMVRVIIVPPTNLSPVEQQAYETLRDNRSTDPRSQLKQIKL
- a CDS encoding ABC transporter substrate-binding protein, whose translation is MTGRKLRPDRLLGTGLIGLLAAGCQSTDGFGDRLLSNPFEDQSNLEQRIAAQPQSENGLKLGAMLPATGELGQLGRPMLQTLPLLVDTVNRCGGVNQTFVSLVLENQVAQPLEGAVALTKLVEGNRVSAVVGAFSNEVTAAALPVAVQDKVLLISPASSSPALTDRAEQGTFKDFWARTIPSDRQQGVALARLAEKRGFRDVAIVSVNRPEAIALAQSFTTAFEKQGGTVRDKTQPLRYNPGTDPLTLEELAYAAFAPFDPPDAVLAILDRNGGASLMQSAIQLGLTQGIPVMLTDAVRMDAFLQRVGKASNGTSLLTGAIGTAPAADGPGYADLAKLWQEQFGGSPSSLVAQTWDAAALVLLAAQAAKSNSREGIASKLRQVANPPGKTVTNVCEGLALLKQGQEINYDGASGKVDINAAGDVQGSYEVWAINEKGQFDAIDRIRLEP